A part of Xenopus tropicalis strain Nigerian chromosome 4, UCB_Xtro_10.0, whole genome shotgun sequence genomic DNA contains:
- the LOC100493256 gene encoding uncharacterized protein LOC100493256 isoform X2, which translates to MSLRCNERTPRCDTLGSGTMATFLTYASYGNKPAFQHMDVSRKSCWSFLGPPPCLMHRRRQLAGPVPELTVMQLTHLIRELRQLRYQTGKESQETESRVCHTRGSSPSFQPKNTVTHCLFCLHHWKKQGG; encoded by the exons ATGAGTTTGCGCTGCAACGAAAGGACGCCAAGGTGTGATACTCTGGGAAGTGGGACGATGGCCACATTTCTTACT TATGCCTCATATGGAAACAAGCCTGCCTTCCAGCATATGGATGTGAGCAGAAAGAGCTGCTGGTCTTTTCTCGGCCCCCCTCCTTGTTTAATGCACCGACGTCGGCAGCTTGCAGGACCTGTTCCTGAACTAACTGTGATGCAACTTACCCATCTCATCCGAGAACTTAGACAGCTCCGTTACCAGACAGGCAAAGAGAGCCAAGAAACAGAAAGCAG AGTGTGTCATACAAGAGGATCATCACCATCTTTCCAACCAAAGAACACAGTGACACATTGTTTATTCTGCCTGCATCACTGGAAGAAACAAGGAGGGTGA
- the LOC100493256 gene encoding uncharacterized protein LOC100493256 isoform X1 — MLVYEFALQRKDAKYASYGNKPAFQHMDVSRKSCWSFLGPPPCLMHRRRQLAGPVPELTVMQLTHLIRELRQLRYQTGKESQETESRVCHTRGSSPSFQPKNTVTHCLFCLHHWKKQGG; from the exons ATGCTGGTGTATGAGTTTGCGCTGCAACGAAAGGACGCCAAG TATGCCTCATATGGAAACAAGCCTGCCTTCCAGCATATGGATGTGAGCAGAAAGAGCTGCTGGTCTTTTCTCGGCCCCCCTCCTTGTTTAATGCACCGACGTCGGCAGCTTGCAGGACCTGTTCCTGAACTAACTGTGATGCAACTTACCCATCTCATCCGAGAACTTAGACAGCTCCGTTACCAGACAGGCAAAGAGAGCCAAGAAACAGAAAGCAG AGTGTGTCATACAAGAGGATCATCACCATCTTTCCAACCAAAGAACACAGTGACACATTGTTTATTCTGCCTGCATCACTGGAAGAAACAAGGAGGGTGA